One genomic segment of Streptomyces sp. NBC_00239 includes these proteins:
- a CDS encoding MMPL family transporter codes for MEGRKRMVGWGVLALWVMVIALAAPLAGKLGDVQRDRAVDYLPASADSTQVAKISERMPGGDSTDLVLVYHRDGGLTAEDKATAAREVGQVAAEHPLTAPPQAVPSQDGSTLLYAVSSTEPGTDEEARDAFVHDIRETVSGEVGGPGALATDASEVYNSLDGPLLYTTVAVVALLLIIIYRSPFLWLVPLIAAGIADYLSMAVTYALHQGFDISVSGQSTGVMTILVFGAGTDYALLLVSRYREELRRTPRSHDAMAAALRGCGPAVLASSGTVALGMLCLLAADMNSSRGMGPTAAVGVLCALVAMMTLLPALLVVLGRRVFWPLIPAYGSEPKAARRSFFAAMGSSAGRRPLVVLLAGAAALAALALGALNMPGALKQEDSFSSTPEAVAAMKTLATAYPERGTQPITVVAPTSASANTLETARATEGVAKVERGRSGEGWMEISVIAAHPPQSPAETSTIRELRSALGDGVYVGGPSAEQLDLTDTNAGDRNIVVPLVIVVVLLVLIVLLRSLVAPLILVAAVVAVWVAALGIGGLVFEPLFGFEGTDPGLGLLSFVFLVALGVDYGIFLMHRMREECLEGVEPGAAALTALRTTGGVIASAGLVLAATFAVLVNMPMVQLAELGFVIAVGVLLDTFLVRTYLVTSASVLLGRRVWWPGPLAKKPAPTAGSDTERDPVRV; via the coding sequence ATGGAAGGCCGAAAGAGGATGGTCGGGTGGGGGGTGCTGGCCCTGTGGGTGATGGTGATCGCCCTCGCCGCACCCCTCGCCGGAAAGCTCGGAGACGTACAGCGCGACCGCGCGGTCGACTACCTGCCCGCGAGCGCCGACTCCACCCAGGTCGCGAAGATCAGCGAGCGGATGCCCGGCGGCGACTCGACCGACCTCGTGCTGGTCTACCACCGCGACGGCGGACTGACCGCCGAGGACAAGGCGACCGCCGCCCGGGAGGTGGGGCAGGTCGCCGCCGAACACCCCCTCACCGCGCCGCCGCAGGCCGTGCCCTCCCAGGACGGCAGCACGCTCCTGTACGCCGTGTCCAGCACCGAGCCCGGCACGGACGAGGAGGCCAGGGACGCCTTCGTGCACGACATCCGTGAGACCGTGAGCGGCGAGGTGGGCGGCCCCGGCGCGCTCGCCACCGACGCGAGCGAGGTCTACAACTCCCTCGACGGGCCGCTCCTGTACACCACCGTCGCCGTGGTCGCCCTCCTCCTGATCATCATCTACCGGAGCCCCTTCCTCTGGCTCGTCCCACTGATCGCCGCCGGCATCGCCGACTACCTCTCCATGGCCGTCACCTACGCCCTCCACCAGGGGTTCGACATCAGCGTGTCCGGCCAGAGCACGGGCGTCATGACCATCCTGGTCTTCGGCGCGGGCACCGACTACGCCCTCCTCCTCGTCTCCCGCTACCGCGAGGAACTGCGCCGCACCCCGCGCTCCCACGACGCGATGGCGGCCGCCCTGCGGGGCTGCGGCCCCGCCGTCCTCGCCTCCTCCGGCACCGTCGCCCTCGGCATGCTCTGCCTGCTGGCCGCCGACATGAACAGCAGCCGGGGGATGGGGCCCACCGCCGCCGTCGGTGTGCTGTGCGCACTCGTCGCGATGATGACGCTCCTCCCCGCTCTGCTCGTCGTGCTCGGCCGGCGGGTGTTCTGGCCCCTGATCCCGGCGTACGGCAGCGAGCCGAAAGCGGCGCGCCGCTCCTTCTTCGCCGCCATGGGCTCCTCGGCCGGTCGGCGGCCCCTCGTCGTCCTCCTCGCGGGCGCCGCCGCGCTGGCCGCCCTCGCACTCGGCGCGCTGAACATGCCCGGGGCCCTCAAGCAGGAGGATTCCTTCAGCTCCACCCCGGAGGCCGTCGCCGCGATGAAGACGCTGGCCACCGCGTATCCGGAGCGGGGAACCCAGCCCATCACCGTCGTCGCCCCGACCTCCGCCTCCGCCAACACGCTGGAAACCGCCCGCGCCACAGAGGGGGTCGCGAAAGTCGAACGGGGCCGCAGCGGGGAGGGTTGGATGGAGATCTCGGTCATCGCCGCGCACCCGCCGCAGTCACCGGCCGAGACCTCGACCATCAGGGAGCTGCGTTCCGCGCTCGGTGACGGCGTGTACGTCGGCGGGCCCAGCGCCGAACAGCTCGACCTGACCGACACCAACGCCGGCGACCGGAACATCGTCGTCCCGCTCGTCATCGTGGTCGTCCTGCTCGTCCTGATCGTGCTGCTGCGGAGCCTCGTGGCCCCGCTGATCCTGGTCGCCGCGGTCGTCGCCGTGTGGGTCGCCGCCCTCGGCATCGGCGGCCTCGTCTTCGAGCCGCTCTTCGGCTTCGAGGGCACCGACCCGGGCCTGGGGCTGCTCTCCTTCGTCTTCCTCGTCGCCCTCGGCGTCGACTACGGCATCTTCCTGATGCACCGGATGCGCGAGGAGTGCCTGGAGGGGGTGGAGCCGGGCGCCGCGGCCCTGACCGCCCTGCGCACCACCGGCGGGGTGATCGCCTCGGCGGGACTCGTCCTCGCCGCCACCTTCGCGGTCCTCGTCAACATGCCCATGGTGCAACTGGCCGAACTCGGCTTCGTGATCGCGGTCGGCGTCCTGCTCGACACCTTCCTGGTCCGCACCTACCTCGTCACCAGCGCGAGCGTGCTGCTCGGCCGGAGGGTGTGGTGGCCGGGCCCATTGGCCAAGAAGCCGGCGCCGACCGCTGGTTCGGACACCGAGCGAGATCCCGTACGGGTCTGA
- a CDS encoding VOC family protein, with product MAIQRMDNVGIVVEDIDAAIAFFVEVGMELEGRGEVEGLFADRCTGLDGVQCDIAMLRTPDRHSRIELAKYRSPAVISDGPRDRPHNVLGTHRVMFAVDDIEDTVARLRPHGAELIGEIARFEDSYLLCYLRGPSGIIVALAEQLG from the coding sequence ATGGCGATTCAGCGGATGGACAACGTCGGCATCGTCGTCGAGGACATCGACGCCGCCATCGCGTTCTTCGTGGAAGTCGGTATGGAGCTGGAGGGCAGGGGCGAGGTCGAGGGCCTCTTCGCCGACCGGTGCACCGGGCTCGACGGCGTCCAGTGTGACATCGCGATGCTCCGGACGCCGGACCGTCACAGCCGGATCGAGCTGGCGAAGTACCGCAGTCCGGCGGTGATCAGCGACGGGCCGCGCGACCGTCCGCACAATGTTCTGGGCACGCACCGCGTCATGTTCGCCGTCGACGACATCGAGGACACCGTTGCCCGCCTGCGCCCGCACGGCGCCGAACTCATCGGCGAGATCGCCCGGTTCGAGGACAGCTACCTGCTCTGCTACCTCCGCGGTCCGTCCGGCATCATCGTCGCGCTGGCCGAGCAACTGGGCTGA
- a CDS encoding snapalysin family zinc-dependent metalloprotease encodes MSLGTWLKAGTSAAALVLAAATGATAAPAPVAVPDAAAAVVTLRYDDSRAGGWEAAIAAGVASWNANVSNVRLVEAAPGVRAEIVIVATTGWPQATLGPVRPGRQVRVELGAQAVSQGYDKTRIAAHELGHSLGLPDTKPGPCTQLMSGSSAGTACTNAVPNATERSRVQAAYANGLAAAVPTDGRVLVDAP; translated from the coding sequence ATGTCCCTGGGCACCTGGCTGAAAGCGGGCACCTCTGCCGCCGCGCTGGTCCTCGCCGCGGCAACCGGCGCGACCGCGGCGCCCGCGCCCGTGGCCGTACCGGACGCCGCCGCGGCAGTGGTGACGCTCCGTTATGACGACAGTCGGGCAGGCGGTTGGGAAGCGGCCATCGCGGCCGGGGTCGCCTCCTGGAACGCGAACGTCAGCAATGTACGACTGGTGGAGGCCGCGCCCGGAGTCCGGGCCGAGATCGTCATCGTGGCCACGACCGGCTGGCCGCAGGCCACCCTCGGCCCGGTCCGTCCGGGGCGGCAGGTGCGGGTCGAACTCGGCGCGCAGGCCGTGAGCCAGGGGTACGACAAGACGCGCATCGCGGCGCACGAGCTGGGCCACAGCCTCGGCCTCCCGGACACCAAGCCGGGCCCGTGCACCCAGCTGATGTCCGGGTCCAGCGCCGGGACGGCCTGCACCAACGCCGTGCCGAACGCGACCGAGCGCTCCCGCGTGCAGGCCGCGTACGCGAACGGGCTCGCGGCGGCAGTGCCGACCGACGGCCGGGTCCTCGTCGACGCTCCCTGA
- a CDS encoding RICIN domain-containing protein: MSTTAALAALLLGGLIAPQTASATNGSGGSAALTNARQGAAAAPAPGPQAAGSVRMSDTAASAQLLQIRAVHSGKCMDVQGASPSNGADVFQWDCLSSTQYNQQWYLEINSDGIMRVRAAHSGKCLDVQGASHKDAANVFQWDCLADTYRNQRWFLANERVQNGRYTYNIIAQHSGKCLDVAGASHLNGANVFQWTCLGDDQLNQRWSFHVV, translated from the coding sequence ATGAGCACGACTGCGGCCCTGGCCGCGCTCCTGCTGGGCGGGCTGATCGCTCCGCAGACCGCATCGGCCACGAACGGCTCCGGTGGCTCTGCGGCCTTGACCAACGCCCGGCAAGGCGCCGCCGCCGCGCCGGCGCCCGGGCCGCAGGCGGCGGGCTCGGTGCGGATGTCGGACACCGCTGCATCCGCTCAACTGCTCCAGATCAGGGCCGTGCACAGCGGGAAGTGCATGGACGTGCAGGGCGCCTCGCCCAGCAACGGCGCCGACGTGTTCCAGTGGGACTGCCTCTCCTCCACGCAGTACAACCAGCAGTGGTACCTGGAGATCAACTCCGACGGGATCATGCGCGTCAGGGCCGCGCACAGCGGGAAGTGCCTGGATGTGCAGGGCGCCTCGCACAAGGACGCGGCCAATGTCTTCCAATGGGACTGCCTGGCGGACACGTACCGCAACCAGCGGTGGTTCCTCGCCAATGAGAGGGTCCAGAACGGCCGCTACACGTACAACATCATCGCCCAGCACAGCGGGAAGTGCCTCGACGTGGCGGGTGCCTCGCACCTCAACGGGGCCAACGTCTTCCAGTGGACGTGCCTCGGCGACGACCAGCTGAACCAGCGGTGGAGCTTCCACGTCGTATAG
- a CDS encoding nSTAND1 domain-containing NTPase, which yields MGRLEKPLDPAGGPTAALAAALRELRRSAGSPTYAAMARRAGTYSVATLSRAASGEQLPTLPVLLAYAAACGGDPDHWRARWQHTADELAALAAEHHDEPAPYRGLARYEPGDRDLYFGRDRLVDDLTALTREHRVVAVFGPSGSGKSSLLRAGLAPRLRAPGSTATAVRLLTPGARPLDRHRGNLAPADGPGDTWLIVDQFEEVFTLCTDGDERALFIKELLHTAQGDTSRVRVVLGIRADFYAHCLGDPALASAVRAASLPVVPMTRDELRQAIVGPAAARSLVVERPLTARLVDEVHGNTAALPLLSHTLLETWHRRTARRLTLEAYERTGGVHGAIARTAETAYGRLDATQARIARRILLRLVRPGGEGLPDTGRPAHRAELGPDDEVRHVLDALATSRLVTLDRDTVELSHETLIASWPRLHDWVDDSREQLRLHHRLTAAAESWEQLGRHPSALAPAALLTALAPLLPDAGPQRLTPSETEYLTASTRARTLAAARRRAAQALLALISVLALIAGTVAWQAGRTARERRDTAVALRTAAVAEGLRATDPRTAARLNVVAWRLARTPQTRAGLFAALGDRTESVLTLGDGNGRARSEFASEDGRTLTVVGRQTVALWDLRARSRLSSYRLPMPVRVPVGPYAVPELLPQSEPGPSRPPEPASVQPVPADPPERVRPSPDGTRSATISQGGGPANTTRRWAEVRLRDLRTATETALVLYGVHAATGLAWGGGRTLAVAAPGTVRLWDVGGRRPLFAVPAARASTGVALSADGRRAALCGRRGIEVWDVPGRRRLAGGSPAVPHVPAGTCGTDSMRLSPDGAWLAVRLDTGVLVSSTKHGGPPARVLPAAGVTGFSFNRDGTLLAAVTPQAARVWRTADDRPVPLAFYQDLRHDRPTDVRIDDRAGLLRYVHADQRRVGALRLGPMHDAAWSPQGSDAVHPSPDGSATIVLRRKGGSVVPELYAGAAGTGGRGDPLTASARPTARLPVLSRQAAGAHTGPVTGAFSPDGRLFAYGPTARRKPLTETVKVWDVRRGKPLPDVVVPKTAPGVPGTLTVTALAPVLRDGKPVVYAGCTAVADRSAWLCDLTGSRLVHPLGQDTERIVVRPDGGALVLPDGAVSALPGERTDKVAGLVGSEFAAAFRPDGRRLALADGSGRVTLWDDPPAGALAVLDGGAYGTDGTPGWFTAAAFSPDGSVLATGDVTGAVRLWDIAARSPLGAPLPGTGEPVSRLTFTPDGASVVSQGRHTAPVVRSAGAEEAAAALCARHGGGVERSRWRALIPELPYRSTCPVTHR from the coding sequence GTGGGGCGTCTGGAAAAGCCGCTGGACCCTGCGGGCGGGCCGACGGCCGCGCTGGCCGCAGCGCTGCGGGAACTACGGCGTTCGGCCGGCAGCCCGACGTACGCGGCGATGGCCCGCCGGGCCGGAACGTACTCGGTGGCGACGCTCTCACGGGCAGCGTCCGGAGAGCAGCTCCCCACCCTGCCCGTGCTGCTCGCCTACGCGGCCGCCTGCGGCGGGGACCCCGATCATTGGCGCGCCCGCTGGCAGCACACGGCCGACGAGCTGGCCGCCCTGGCCGCCGAGCACCACGACGAACCCGCCCCGTACCGCGGCCTGGCCAGGTACGAACCAGGCGACCGGGACCTCTACTTCGGCCGCGACCGGCTGGTCGACGACCTGACCGCGCTCACCCGCGAGCACCGGGTCGTGGCCGTCTTCGGACCCTCCGGCAGCGGGAAGTCCTCGCTCCTGCGGGCCGGGCTCGCGCCCCGGCTACGGGCGCCGGGGAGCACGGCGACTGCGGTCAGGCTGCTCACCCCCGGAGCCCGGCCGCTGGACCGGCACCGCGGAAACCTCGCACCCGCCGACGGGCCCGGCGACACCTGGCTCATCGTCGACCAGTTCGAAGAGGTCTTCACGCTCTGCACCGATGGAGACGAACGGGCCCTCTTCATCAAGGAGTTGCTGCACACGGCACAAGGGGACACGAGCCGGGTCCGCGTGGTGCTCGGCATCCGGGCGGACTTCTACGCCCACTGCCTCGGCGACCCCGCGCTGGCATCGGCGGTACGCGCGGCCAGCCTGCCCGTCGTACCCATGACCAGGGACGAACTGCGCCAGGCGATCGTCGGCCCGGCGGCCGCCCGGTCCCTCGTGGTGGAGCGGCCCCTGACCGCGCGCCTGGTCGACGAGGTCCACGGCAACACCGCCGCCCTCCCGCTGCTCTCCCACACGCTCCTGGAAACCTGGCACCGCCGCACGGCCCGCCGGCTGACCCTGGAGGCCTACGAACGAACCGGCGGGGTGCACGGCGCCATCGCCCGCACCGCCGAAACGGCGTACGGCCGACTCGACGCCACGCAGGCCCGCATCGCCCGTCGCATCCTGCTGCGCCTCGTCCGACCGGGAGGCGAGGGGCTCCCCGACACCGGCCGCCCGGCCCACCGGGCCGAACTCGGCCCGGATGACGAAGTACGGCACGTCCTCGACGCACTCGCCACGTCCCGGCTGGTGACCTTGGACCGAGACACGGTCGAACTGTCCCACGAGACCCTGATCGCCTCCTGGCCGCGCCTGCACGACTGGGTCGACGACAGCCGGGAACAACTGCGCCTCCACCACCGGCTCACCGCGGCCGCCGAAAGCTGGGAACAGCTCGGCCGCCACCCCAGTGCCCTCGCCCCGGCCGCGCTGCTCACGGCACTCGCGCCGCTGCTCCCGGATGCCGGCCCCCAGCGGCTGACACCCTCCGAGACCGAGTACCTGACGGCCAGCACACGGGCCCGTACCCTCGCGGCGGCCCGCCGCAGGGCCGCCCAGGCGCTGCTGGCCCTGATCTCCGTACTGGCCCTGATCGCCGGCACCGTGGCCTGGCAGGCCGGCCGGACGGCCCGGGAGCGCCGCGACACGGCGGTCGCGCTGCGCACCGCCGCCGTCGCCGAGGGCCTGCGCGCCACCGACCCGCGGACGGCGGCCCGTCTCAACGTCGTGGCCTGGCGTCTGGCGCGGACCCCGCAGACCAGGGCCGGTCTGTTCGCCGCCCTGGGCGACCGGACCGAGAGCGTCCTCACGCTGGGAGACGGCAACGGCCGTGCACGGAGCGAGTTCGCGAGTGAGGACGGCCGCACTCTGACGGTGGTCGGGCGCCAGACGGTGGCGCTGTGGGACCTGCGTGCGCGCAGCCGACTGTCCTCCTACCGCCTGCCGATGCCGGTACGGGTACCCGTCGGCCCGTACGCGGTCCCGGAACTCCTGCCCCAGTCGGAACCCGGCCCCTCCCGACCCCCGGAGCCGGCATCGGTGCAGCCCGTTCCGGCGGATCCGCCGGAACGGGTGCGGCCGAGCCCGGACGGCACGCGGTCGGCCACGATCAGCCAGGGCGGGGGCCCGGCCAACACCACACGCCGTTGGGCCGAAGTGCGGCTGCGGGACCTGCGGACCGCCACCGAGACCGCGCTGGTGCTGTACGGCGTGCACGCGGCGACCGGCCTCGCCTGGGGCGGCGGCCGGACACTGGCCGTGGCCGCTCCCGGGACCGTACGGCTGTGGGACGTCGGCGGCCGCCGCCCGCTGTTCGCCGTGCCCGCCGCCCGGGCCTCCACCGGCGTGGCCCTCAGCGCGGACGGCCGACGGGCGGCGCTCTGCGGGCGGCGGGGCATCGAAGTGTGGGACGTGCCGGGGCGGCGCAGGCTCGCGGGCGGTTCACCTGCCGTCCCGCACGTCCCGGCGGGCACGTGCGGGACGGATTCCATGCGTTTGAGCCCAGACGGGGCCTGGCTGGCCGTCCGGCTGGACACCGGCGTCCTTGTCTCGTCCACGAAGCACGGCGGTCCGCCCGCCCGGGTGCTCCCGGCAGCCGGCGTGACCGGCTTCTCCTTCAACCGGGACGGCACTCTCCTGGCGGCCGTGACACCGCAGGCCGCACGCGTGTGGCGCACGGCCGACGACCGCCCTGTCCCGCTGGCCTTCTACCAGGACCTGCGCCACGACCGGCCCACCGACGTCCGCATCGACGACCGGGCCGGGCTGCTGCGGTACGTGCACGCCGACCAGCGCCGCGTGGGAGCGCTGCGGCTCGGTCCGATGCACGACGCCGCCTGGTCCCCGCAGGGCTCGGACGCCGTCCACCCGTCGCCGGACGGCTCCGCCACCATCGTCCTGCGGCGCAAGGGCGGCTCGGTGGTCCCCGAGCTGTACGCCGGTGCCGCGGGCACCGGCGGCCGCGGCGACCCGCTCACCGCGTCCGCCCGCCCCACGGCCAGGCTGCCCGTCCTGTCCCGGCAGGCCGCCGGCGCGCACACCGGCCCGGTCACAGGCGCGTTCAGCCCGGACGGCCGCCTCTTCGCCTACGGCCCCACGGCCCGTCGGAAACCCCTCACGGAGACCGTGAAGGTGTGGGACGTGCGCCGCGGAAAGCCCCTCCCGGACGTGGTCGTGCCGAAGACGGCGCCAGGGGTCCCGGGCACGCTCACCGTCACCGCACTCGCACCGGTACTGCGCGACGGGAAGCCGGTGGTGTACGCGGGGTGCACAGCGGTGGCCGACCGTTCGGCCTGGCTCTGCGACCTCACCGGGTCCCGGCTGGTCCACCCGCTGGGGCAGGACACCGAACGGATCGTCGTCCGGCCCGACGGCGGCGCGCTCGTCCTGCCGGACGGCGCCGTGTCCGCCTTGCCCGGCGAGCGCACCGACAAGGTTGCCGGGCTCGTCGGTTCGGAGTTCGCGGCCGCCTTCCGTCCGGACGGAAGGCGGCTGGCCCTGGCCGACGGCAGCGGCCGCGTCACCCTCTGGGACGACCCGCCGGCCGGGGCCCTCGCCGTCCTCGACGGCGGCGCGTACGGCACGGACGGTACTCCGGGCTGGTTCACGGCCGCGGCGTTCTCGCCGGACGGCAGCGTCCTCGCGACCGGGGACGTGACGGGTGCCGTCCGCCTGTGGGACATCGCGGCCCGCTCGCCGCTGGGTGCCCCACTGCCCGGCACCGGTGAGCCGGTGTCCCGGCTCACCTTCACGCCGGACGGTGCCTCCGTGGTCTCCCAGGGACGGCACACCGCACCGGTGGTCCGGTCGGCCGGAGCCGAGGAGGCCGCGGCGGCCCTGTGCGCACGCCACGGCGGCGGTGTCGAACGGTCCCGGTGGCGGGCCCTCATACCGGAACTCCCGTACCGCAGTACGTGCCCCGTCACGCACCGGTGA
- a CDS encoding class I SAM-dependent methyltransferase, whose amino-acid sequence MPTLSQGQPDESGPEPHLHRQTAESFGVDAERYDRARPPYPEALVDRIIAASPGRHVLDVGAGTGIEARQFQAAGCTVLGVEPDERMAAFARRNRVDVEVARFEAWEPAGRQFDAVISGTAWHWVDPVVGAAKAARVLRPGGRLAPFHHVPQLPAEVVDALATALRRVAPDIPFNPGLLSGSAMDAYRPLFARIADGIRQTGRFSEPEQWRFAWERTYTREEWLDQLPTFGGLTRLPPDKMAEVLDSAGTAIDRLGGHATMPYTSVVITSTRSPTA is encoded by the coding sequence ATGCCCACTTTATCGCAGGGACAGCCGGACGAGTCCGGACCCGAGCCCCACCTCCACCGGCAGACGGCCGAGTCGTTCGGTGTGGACGCCGAACGCTACGACCGCGCCCGACCTCCGTACCCCGAGGCCCTGGTGGACAGGATCATCGCGGCGAGCCCCGGTCGGCACGTCCTCGACGTCGGAGCCGGTACCGGCATCGAGGCCCGGCAGTTCCAGGCGGCCGGCTGCACGGTGCTCGGTGTCGAGCCCGACGAGCGGATGGCCGCCTTCGCGCGACGCAACCGTGTCGATGTCGAGGTCGCCAGGTTCGAGGCCTGGGAGCCGGCCGGGCGGCAGTTCGACGCGGTCATCTCCGGCACCGCCTGGCACTGGGTGGACCCCGTCGTCGGCGCGGCCAAAGCGGCCCGAGTGCTCCGGCCCGGCGGCCGGCTCGCCCCCTTCCACCACGTCCCCCAGCTCCCGGCCGAGGTCGTCGACGCCCTCGCGACAGCACTCCGACGGGTCGCCCCCGACATCCCGTTCAACCCAGGACTGCTGAGCGGATCGGCCATGGACGCCTATCGGCCACTGTTCGCGAGAATCGCCGACGGGATCCGGCAGACCGGCAGGTTCAGCGAGCCGGAACAATGGCGCTTCGCATGGGAGCGCACTTACACCCGGGAGGAGTGGCTCGACCAGCTGCCCACCTTCGGCGGCCTCACCCGACTCCCCCCAGACAAAATGGCGGAAGTCCTGGACAGCGCCGGGACTGCGATCGACAGGCTCGGCGGCCACGCCACCATGCCCTACACGTCCGTCGTGATCACCTCGACCCGCTCCCCTACGGCCTGA
- a CDS encoding TetR/AcrR family transcriptional regulator, translated as MHIHNARGQLFEAAERVLLRDGPDALTSRAVTDEANCAKGVLHRHFTDFDAFLAELVLDRVRGIEDRTTTLRAAAGTASVVDNLSDALQDLFGPVTVAIVALIAFRGGLRARLCEAGLTGIPLAVQGTAMIAAYLTAERESGRLAGDADIDTLAPTLVGAGHLLFADRTSAPPQTAAVRKMVITVIAGALTSPRTS; from the coding sequence GTGCACATCCACAACGCGCGAGGCCAGTTGTTCGAAGCCGCTGAGCGCGTCCTGCTTCGGGACGGGCCCGACGCGTTGACCAGCCGGGCGGTCACGGACGAGGCGAACTGCGCCAAGGGCGTGCTGCACCGGCACTTCACCGACTTCGACGCTTTCCTGGCGGAACTGGTCCTCGACCGCGTCCGCGGCATCGAGGACCGAACCACGACTCTGCGCGCGGCCGCCGGCACCGCAAGCGTGGTGGACAACCTCTCCGACGCACTTCAGGACTTGTTCGGGCCGGTCACGGTGGCGATCGTCGCGCTCATCGCCTTCCGCGGCGGCCTCCGTGCCCGGCTGTGCGAGGCCGGTCTGACCGGCATCCCGCTGGCTGTGCAGGGCACCGCCATGATCGCCGCGTACCTCACCGCCGAGCGGGAGTCGGGGCGCTTGGCCGGTGACGCCGACATCGACACACTCGCCCCCACCCTCGTCGGGGCCGGGCACCTGCTGTTCGCCGACCGGACGAGCGCCCCACCGCAGACCGCCGCCGTCCGCAAGATGGTGATCACCGTCATCGCCGGAGCCCTGACCTCGCCGAGGACGAGCTGA